A stretch of the Theileria equi strain WA chromosome 1, complete sequence genome encodes the following:
- a CDS encoding reverse transcriptase domain containing protein (encoded by transcript BEWA_029480A): MCDDDTQMLIVTSENSTTEAESASSEAFWTPMEISEEEDDQMEIIDLTPPNYQADEVEILLTGTPPSPSDNSIRVLEPKEVNSQLPEDSSPIEEPGSSDRTSCFTDEEESCNNAAQNRLTRAPGEMQCGPEYNQNNYLNKQVATCTTTQNRQGNKRPSKQQRKENENNKIIALKVMLDGTDEPEKIWPACVLHKVQQSLGKVPKFGWQHIHEAYKARFSNDIDLEKLQDLARKGLRNNLHLKLPSDEELMLRADELPENSLKELRRKINIKEDINRKLVLMEQYEIEEAERTYKIYSQRFQETTFQYILDELGSYLLEISNQPRDFSEATRILQAVQLSYHHVTYKEWEPSNWKENMEFKIAGFKYTKELIDREELYDLSREERGRAIQYMKNKGKILENPQHRLEEKVALDNNILIYQTKIDRSEERIQFNLDNSNFEKNTKKFFRNLLNQGQSRDHPSPVEMEIHWSPVWDARTINPEKFERYLYLNPTVVREEKDFISEEEFYEIIKGLPDWKACGVDGVYNFFIKRTTHLHPFLYKLTKQACMEPHKIPQWFGKGITYLIKKSDETTPSNYRPITCMSNLYKLVTKCVYRVLIGIVQERRLLSEAQLATVKGVQGAKEQALLNIAINRAHKNNLKTSWLDIRKAFDSIDHKYLHAVLDHLNIPDWITNFIKHITSGWTIDVRCGKEPIMVKKVTRGILQGDSLSPLLFVLCMDPLSKILHSVYPTVKGKIGEKQEHGLNHLLFMDDIKLFAETDEILKKMTDEVKMFCEASGLEINREKSATNSPLCEDTAVLLEGTAMYKYLGIMEDRSSIPSLESWEKIRAEILARVEKLAKTKLNGRNLFKAINMFALSLLNYYTGLLRLLPDDFEALDLDIRKILVKHRIHYLNASPERLYLKRDQCGRGLASATFRSEKMLLTFWDTLRKGSETSTRRALIMQIENEDLTHMSRIEGFVRRKYENVNNGGLRIGDDNINEMQRRSLFHSLSQKRCHPIFFKQLNGDNLIDRKESALWLTHGNISARDEAAYCALQDRNIFMGNYDKCKHCKGATATVDHLATCCERKLAFDYTRRHNEVLKCVSLHLCRMFNLIKRKKIKGYVMQETVTDGTNELRIDTAVKTDARITNNRPDIQLYDRRNKRIFIVEVGITCPTKVSDTEYYKQRKYDVLAKELSCIHNMPACTVPIVYSWDGLVTKYHAKHLEKIAVPIKIRAYMQTRVLRTTLDSVTHDRRRGVEEREPEEKLEDIFERFLGNLDKEEKPLEEEEVENELEFSRDRVIRIRKKIKRRRTAASRRSEGPQNLRKIRRIYKGRN; the protein is encoded by the coding sequence ATGTGTGATGATGACACACAAATGCTAATTGTAACAAGTGAAAACTCAACTACAGAAGCAGAATCTGCTTCTAGTGAGGCGTTCTGGACGCCAATGGAGATAagtgaagaggaagatgatcaAATGGAAATCATCGACCTAACACCTCCAAACTATCAAGCTGATGAGGTCGAAATCCTGCTAACAGGAACTCCGCCAAGTCCAAGCGATAATTCAATTAGAGTATTAGAACCTAAAGAGGTTAATTCGCAATtaccagaagattctaGTCCGATAGAAGAACCAGGATCGTCTGATAGAACATCCTGCTTCACAGACGAAGAAGAATCCTGCAACAACGCAGCTCAAAATAGGTTAACTCGAGCCCCGGGTGAAatgcaatgtggacctgaataTAATCAAAACAACTATTTAAAcaaacaggtggcgacttgtacAACTACCCAGAATAGACAGGGGAACAAAAGACCTTCTAAACAGCAGCggaaagaaaatgaaaataataaaataataGCTCTAAAAGTAATGTTAGATGGTACGGACGAACCAGAGAAGATTTGGCCAGCATGTGTATTGCACAAGGTCCAACAAAGCCTAGGTAAAGTCCCAAAGTTCGGATGGCAACACATCCACGAAGCCTATAAGGCAAGATTTTCTAATGATATAGACTTGGAAAAACTCCAAGATCTGGCTAGGAAAGGATTAAGAAATAACTTACACTTAAAACTACCCTCTGATGAAGAGCTCATGCTGCGAGCCGATGAACTCCCGGAGAACTCTCTAAAGGAGCTACGTaggaaaataaacatcAAAGAGGATATAAATAGAAAGCTGGTCCTAATGGAACAATATGAAATCGAGGAGGCCGAAAGGACTTACAAGATTTACTCACAGAGATTCCAGGAAACAACATTTCAGTACATCCTGGACGAGTTAGGATCCTACTTACTAGAAATCTCAAATCAACCAAGAGACTTCTCAGAAGCCACAAGAATATTGCAAGCAGTCCAACTGTCATATCACCACGTAACATACAAGGAATGGGAACCCTCCAATTGGAAGGAAAACATGGAATTTAAGATAGCAGGATTCAAGTACACTAAGGAACTGATTGACAGAGAAGAACTGTACGACTTGTCTAGAGAAGAACGTGGTCGGGCTATACAATACATGAAAAACAAAGggaagattctggaaaacCCCCAACACCGACTCGAAGAAAAAGTAGCCTTAGACAATAATATACTCATATACCAAACAAAAATTGATAGGAGTGAAGAGAGGATACAATTCAACTTGGACAATAGCAACTTCGAGAAGAACACGAAaaaattcttcagaaaTCTATTGAACCAAGGACAATCTCGAGATCACCCGTCTCCAGTGGAAATGGAGATACACTGGTCCCCTGTGTGGGACGCCAGAACTATAAATCCAGAAAAGTTCGAAAGGTACCTATATCTCAACCCTACAGTTGTAAGGGAAGAGAAAGACTTCATCTCcgaagaagaattttatgaGATCATAAAAGGACTCCCAGACTGGAAAGCATGTGGAGTCGATGGAGTatacaacttcttcattaaGAGAACAACACATTTGCACCCCTTCTTGTATAAACTAACAAAACAAGCATGCATGGAACCCCATAAGATACCTCAATGGTTTGGAAAGGGAATAACATACTTGATCAAGAAGAGCGACGAAACAACGCCAAGCAACTACCGTCCGATAACCTGCATGTCTAACTTGTACAAACTGGTAACAAAATGTGTCTACAGAGTGTTAATTGGAATTGTACAGGAGAGAAGATTGCTGTCGGAAGCGCAATTGGCCACGGTTAAAGGAGTCCAAGGGGCAAAGGAACAAGCACTGTTGAACATTGCAATTAACAGGGCGCACAAGAACAATCTGAAAACATCATGGCTCGATATTAGAAAGGCATTCGATTCGATAGAccataaatatttacatgCCGTACTAGATCACCTGAATATCCCAGATTGGATTACTAACTTTATAAAGCATATCACTAGTGGATGGACAATAGACGTTAGATGTGGGAAAGAACCTATAATGGTGAAAAAGGTAACGAGAGGAATCCTTCAAGGAGACTCGTTATCACCGCTACTATTCGTACTATGCATGGATCCCCTGAGTAAAATCCTACATTCAGTTTACCCAACGGTAAAAGGAAAGATTGGAGAAAAACAGGAACATGGCTTGAACCACCTACTATTCATGGATGATATTAAACTATTCGCTGAAACTGACGAAATCCTAAAGAAAATGACGGATGAGGTCAAAATGTTCTGCGAAGCCTCAGGATTGGAAATAAACAGAGAAAAGTCAGCTACAAACTCGCCTCTCTGCGAAGACACTGCGGTACTATTGGAAGGAACTGCAATGTATAAATACTTGGGTATAATGGAGGACAGATCGAGCATCCCATCTTTGGAGTCATGGGAAAAAATCCGAGCCGAAATTTTGGCAAGGGTTGAAAAATTAGCAAAAACCAAGCTGAACGGGAGAAACTTGTTCAAGGCAATAAATATGTTTGCTTTGTCCCTCCTGAACTACTACACTGGATTGCTAAGACTTTTACCGGATGATTTTGAGGCATTAGACTTGGACATCCGCAAAATATTGGTCAAACATAGGATACATTACCTCAATGCATCCCCTGAAAGACTCTACCTTAAAAGAGACCAATGTGGACGGGGACTAGCATCAGCAACCTTTAGATCTGAAAAGATGTTGCTAACTTTTTGGGACACCTTGAGAAAAGGCAGTGAGACATCCACACGTCGAGCATTGATTATGCAAATCGAAAATGAAGACCTCACCCATATGTCACGCATAGAGGGATTTGTTAGACGCAAATACGAAAACGTCAACAATGGAGGACTACGTATCGGAGATGACAATATCAATGAGatgcaaaggagaagtCTGTTCCACTCACTCTCACAAAAGAGATGTCACcctatattctttaaacaactGAATGGAGACAACCTAATTGATAGGAAGGAATCTGCACTTTGGCTAACACATGGAAACATCTCAGCCCGAGACGAAGCAGCCTACTGCGCTCTCCAAGACAGAAACATCTTCATGGGAAACTATGACAAATGCAAACACTGCAAAGGAGCAACAGCTACTGTAGACCACCTGGCCACATGCTGTGAACGTAAACTAGCCTTTGATTACACCAGACGACACAACGAAGttctgaaatgtgtatctcTCCACCTGTGCCGCATGTTCAatctaataaaaagaaagaaaataaaaggatatgtgATGCAGGAGACAGTTACTGACGGCACAAATGAACTTAGGATCGATACTGCTGTTAAGACGGACGCCAGGATAACGAACAATAGACCTGATATCCAACTCTACGACaggagaaataaaaggatatttatagtcGAAGTCGGAATCACGTGTCCAACTAAGGTTTCAGATACGgaatattataaacaaAGGAAATACGATGTCCTTGCAAAAGAACTAAGCTgcatccataatatgcCAGCATGCACCGTTCCAATAGTATACTCTTGGGATGGACTGGTCACAAAATACCACGCAAAGCACCTAGAGAAAATCGCGGTGcccataaaaatcagagCCTACATGCAGACTAGAGTACTACGTACCACCTTAGATTCGGTAACTCATGAtcgaagaagaggagttgaagaaagagaaccagaagaaaagctggaagacatcTTCGAAAGGTTCCTCGGAAACctcgacaaagaggaaaaacctcttgaagaggaagaagtggaaaacGAACTCGAATTCTCTCGCGACCGAGTAATAAGGatcaggaagaaaataaaacgTAGAAGAACcgctgcttctagaaggtctgaaggcccccaaaacctacggaaaatccgtaggaTCTACAAGGGTAGAAACTAA
- a CDS encoding signal peptide-containing protein (encoded by transcript BEWA_029490A): MKVLSVLWTICLVRLCHGLGFFSSCCGGDVTDGETLDLANPDSSKVDVGEETSNGIRWKVFTPKNDAKFTSFTEGRVEIAKTNCGLKCLKISLNSQTPLMIVERVGACTPAKYFEKVDEKWKEISDHTLCGKLNAISKNTGKANEPVNTEGSSNNIEDE, encoded by the coding sequence ATGAAGGTTCTATCAGTACTCTGGACGATATGTTTGGTAAGACTGTGCCATGGTCTAGGTTTTTTCTCAAGTTGTTGTGGAGGGGACGTTACAGATGGTGAAACACTTGATCTTGCTAATCCCGATTCGTCCAAAGTAGATGTAGGGGAGGAAACGAGCAATGGAATAAGGTGGAAAGTATTTACTCCCAAGAATGATGCAAAATTTACCTCATTCAcagaaggaagagtagaAATAGCAAAGACAAACTGTGGGTTGAAATGTCTAAAAATCTCGTTGAATTCACAGACTCCTCTCATGATAGTAGAACGTGTAGGCGCTTGTACACCTgcaaagtactttgagaaggttgatgaaaaatggaaggaGATTAGTGATCATACTTTGTGCGGTAAACTGAATGCAATTAGCAAGAATACAGGAAAAGCAAACGAGCCAGTAAATACAGAGGGTAGTTCCAATAATATAGAAGATGAATAG
- a CDS encoding ABC transporter, ATP-binding protein domain containing protein (encoded by transcript BEWA_029500A), producing MGGGPASEATTHHFWESEVELVRKKTLAPDGKKFRYFDDKGIFNFVFLVWMGKWARETSKRYLDPYMIHPLPLADQLLIWQPILSKYISDGIASLESHEDPDKDERKARKPVKYILVRALLLTYWKRLTIILIGIVIVNAIGMSVAIFLHKLLSLLSDKKFKLITLLSLAFSIIAIELLKDICMDHINYYVSRLSFAIDTSVSLTIFQHGLCYRRGSFANFQSNAGACKNVIHGCSGEDKCTDNPLLCPARRYKNNEVTPKMYALTFNDSHYIPHSVMFLTGFVDFMTAFTYGIIIMSTQFKVKASTILMVSMSLVACMFLIQMVNGFNFKYLFGLRDNRITKINEVIPNLPLIERMALDDIAHDAITEARNDELVLVGIRFFLSLINKVIMTSIICINIILIVNDFVSQLRDTTDVKTIDPPGLLASIFILLKILGPLYVLPFRLKSFVTSLTSFLRVERFFRTCSPNFYLQDNKFTGRNPLPDGLPAEDKTLPKGLVVMFKKASFAWVNSRKDLLDNMGTTCLRNLDFVLNTGDLAIITGAQGSGKTNFVKAILGDMTLVEGSMAVLPLSTNMPIFYASQDVWLQKGTIRSNITFGHRFDEDIYETVIKAIELEHDVSTWEEGDMRTISEHGYSLSGGQRVRVGLARALYAYLIFSKVTRESESEHSLLVVLDDCFTSLDPFVAKTIFKNLFNVNDGLLAKDDVATIVTISKRILDACVSAESSESFPDAPIYALRNETLIQENKLKSLIENEVGNLEPPKPSEDIVKLPPESSDIIRRCSSDDYARGKRREIIKAKYADSQTLQAARNRISHKSQNNKSFKPYLVYLRAAGWPIIIFFILTFTFASLGNVQFVIMSKLSDAVVEYKKEVNEATISFSELEMYCTKALRWIVILSVSVMVGAFFRICAMTRASFNISRRIHEYCINSLFTNSSGVLSIKKSLSGIQTFLYMDTLTIDTTLNYCMHDVCLLLIEAGAHLIMLFFMVPWSTPLALLLGFIIFRYIVYYYIKSCRNVFHARLEAFDRINDTIETAISGLSIYRSFKKEWELLHSMFEHTDYAVRVLYFINSVIVWSIISFRCLISPLALFILLFPLVRSYYFGVNVQVGYYGMAFSLFLSLNNYLANTLKLYGHLELMFISITRFEYFVLPGTKIKFQKKRNIHRTDFVVDRSENDSDHKNLSLDNVEKYIISRRFARHISRRGLYCTNLRTLLFRHKVNVLDVSKYAVSGYTRMQLKDVNVYVTSGKSKEKYPILKNITCSADTSDIIGIVGRTGAGKSTMLSVLQNLARNRDGSVLLDGCDLNDMPKSVTRQIIGVLPQLPFVFRGWTVRRFIDPRMLFDDADIETALDSCGLLKFVKNLPGGKGLDTVIIPDHYHKDMSRRYKRAYYGPTLKPHDSSVDNVNVDYGSVLSNSQLRTLSVARLVLYREFYKILLVDEPPEDESGTSNTAEVPIYELIKTHFQHCTTFIAAHDASILRLCTSVWVFHSGSLIKTCKTEEVVDSDSLSKIIEDCITTHV from the coding sequence ATGGGCGGTGGACCAGCCTCAGAGGCTACCACTCATcacttttgggagagtgaAGTGGAGCTGGtcaggaagaagactcTTGCTCCagatggaaagaagttTCGCTACTTTGATGACAAGGGaatcttcaactttgtctttCTGGTATGGATGGGAAAATGGGCCAGAGAAACGTCAAAGAGGTACCTGGACCCTTACATGATCCACCCACTTCCCTTGGCCGACCAGCTTCTCATATGGCAGCCTATTCTCTCTAAGTACATTAGTGATGGCATTGCTAGTTTGGAATCTCATGAGGACCCGGATAAAGATGAGAGGAAGGCCAGAAAACCAGTGAAATACATACTAGTGAGAGCTCTTTTACTGACATACTGGAAGAGACTAACCATCATCCTAATAGGAATCGTTATCGTGAATGCCATTGGAATGAGTGTAGCCATTTTCTTACACAAATTGCTAAGTTTATTGTCTGATAAAAAGTTCAAGCTCATTACACTACTCTCTCTGGCGTTTTCTATCATCGCTATTGAGCTCCTCAAGGATATTTGTATGGACCACATCAATTACTACGTTAGCAGGCTCTCATTTGCTATTGATACTTCTGTCAGTCTCACTATCTTTCAACACGGTTTATGTTATAGACGTGGTAGCTTTGCCAACTTCCAATCCAACGCAGGAgcttgcaagaatgtcaTTCATGGGTGCTCCGGAGAGGATAAATGTACGGATAACCCATTACTATGCCCGGCGAGGagatacaagaataatgaGGTCACCCCAAAAATGTACGCTTTAACATTCAATGACTCCCACTATATTCCACATTCTGTAATGTTCTTGACGGGATTTGTCGATTTCATGACGGCCTTTACATATGGTATAATCATAATGAGCACTCAGTTCAAGGTGAAGGCGTCTACTATTCTAATGGTATCCATGTCACTTGTGGCATGCATGTTTCTCATACAGATGGTGAATGGCTTCAATTTCAAGTATTTGTTTGGATTAAGAGATAACAGGATTACCAAGATTAATGAGGTGATTCCAAACTTGCCCTTGATTGAGAGAATGGCACTGGACGACATTGCTCATGATGCCATTACGGAGGCCAGGAATGATGAGCTAGTTCTGGTAGGAATTCGTTTCTTTCTGTCGCTCATAAACAAGGTTATAATGACATCGATAATATGCATCAATATCATTCTTATTGTAAACGATTTTGTTTCTCAACTTAGGGATACCACCGATGTAAAGACTATTGATCCGCCAGGATTGCTCGCCTCTATTTTCATTCTGTTAAAGATTCTTGGTCCTCTGTATGTACTCCCATTTAGGCTAAAATCTTTTGTAACCAGTCTGACCTCATTCCTGAGAGTGGAACGTTTCTTCAGAACTTGTtcaccaaacttttatttgCAGGACAACAAGTTTACAGGGAGGAATCCTCTGCCAGATGGACTGCCTGCTGAGGATAAGACACTGCCCAAGGGTCTGGTTGTAATGTTCAAGAAGGCCTCCTTTGCGTGGGTCAATAGCAGGAAGGATCTTCTTGACAACATGGGTACCACTTGTCTTAGGaaccttgactttgtcctcaaTACTGGTGATCTTGCCATAATTACTGGTGCTCAAGGTTCTGGAAAGaccaactttgtcaaggctattcttggtgacatgactctggtagaaggatcaatggctgTGTTACCTCTCTCCACcaacatgccaatattctatgcTTCTCAGGATGTCtggctacaaaagggtaccatcagatctaacattacctttggtcacagatttgatgaggatatcTACGAGACTGTCATCAAGGCTATTGAACTTGAACATGACGTATCGACTTGGGAAGAGGGTGACATGCGTACTATTTCTGAACATGGTTACTCTCTCAGTGGAGGTCAGAGAGTGAGAGTTGGACTTGCTCGTGCCCTTTATGCTTAcctcatctttagcaaGGTAACTAGAGAGAGTGAATCTGAACATTCCCTCCTTGTAGTCCTTGATGACTGTTTCACTAGCTTGGATCCATTCGTGGCGAAGACAATCttcaagaatctctttaatgttaatGATGGACTATTGGCCAAGGACGATGTTGCTACTATTGTCACGATTTCCAAGCGTATATTAGATGCTTGTGTATCAGCTGAGTCATCGGAGTCATTCCCGGATGCTCCGATATACGCATTGAGGAATGAGACTCTTATCCAAGAAAACAAACTCAAGTCTTTGATAGAGAATGAGGTTGGTAATCTTGAGCCTCCAAAGCCCTCTGAAGACATAGTGAAGCTTCCACCAGAGTCATCAGATATTATTAGAAGATGCAGTTCTGATGACTATGCCCGCGGCAAGCGTAGAGAGATTATAAAAGCAAAGTATGCTGATTCACAGACATTGCAGGCTGCACGTAATAGAATAAGTCACAAGAGCCAAAATAACAAGAGCTTCAAGCCATATTTGGTGTATCTCCGTGCGGCGGGTTGGCCTATTATCATCTTTTTTATTCTCACCTTCACGTTTGCAAGCTTAGGTAATGTTCAATTTGTAATAATGTCAAAGCTATCGGATGCAGTTGTTGAGTACAAGAAGGAAGTGAATGAAGCTACAATTTCATTTTCTGAACTTGAAATGTATTGTACTAAGGCACTGAGATGGATTGTTATTCTTTCAGTCTCTGTTATGGTTGGAGCTTTCTTCCGTATATGTGCCATGACAAGAGCTTCATTCAACATTTCTAGGAGGATACACGAGTACTGCATAAATTCACTCTTCACCAATAGCTCTGGAGTGTTGAGCATCAAAAAGTCGTTGAGTGGCATCCAGACcttcttgtatatggataCACTCACGATTGACACTACCCTAAACTATTGCATGCATGATGTCTGTCTACTATTGATTGAAGCAGGCGCTCATCTCATCATGCTATTCTTCATGGTGCCCTGGTCTACTCCACTGGCTCTTTTGCTTGGCTTTATTATTTTCCGGTACATTGTATACTACTACATAAAATCCTGTAGAAACGTTTTCCATGCACGTTTGGAGGCATTTGATAGAATAAATGATACGATAGAGACAGCAATCTCTGGCCTATCAATTTACAGGAGCTTTAAAAAGGAGTGGGAATTGCTGCATAGCATGTTTGAGCATACAGACTACGCAGTGAGAGTTCTTTATTTTATCAACTCGGTAATTGTCTGGAGCATCATCTCATTCAGATGTCTAATCTCACCACTAGccttgttcattctcctcTTCCCTCTTGTACGCTCATATTATTTTGGCGTGAATGTACAAGTTGGCTACTATGGTATGGCATTTTCCCTATTCCTAAGTTTAAATAATTATCTTGCAAATACTTTAAAACTCTACGGCCACCTGGAGCTAATGTTTATTTCAATCACAAGGTTCGAGTACTTTGTTCTTCCTGGTACCAAGATAAAGTTtcaaaagaagaggaacatTCACCGGACAGATTTTGTCGTGGACCGTTCTGAGAATGATTCAGATCACAAGAACCTAAGTTTGGATAATGTTGAGAAGTATATTATTTCCAGGCGCTTTGCAAGACATATTTCAAGGAGGGGCTTGTATTGTACAAATCTTAGAACATTGCTCTTTAGGCACAAGGTTAATGTGCTTGATGTGTCCAAGTATGCAGTTTCAGGGTATACCAGGATGCAGCTAAAGGATGTTAATGTCTATGTGACGTCTGGCAAGTCTAAGGAGAAGTATCCTATTCTCAAGAATATCACATGTTCTGCAGATACCTCAGACATTATCGGTATTGTTGGAAGAACTGGTGCAGGAAAGTCTACTATGTTGTCAGTACTCCAGAACTTGGCAAGGAATAGAGACGGTTCTGTCCTTCTAGACGGTTGTGATTTGaatgatatgccaaagagTGTGACTAGGCAGATCATCGGAGTACTTCCTCAACTACCATTTGTATTCAGAGGTTGGACAGTTCGTAGGTTCATTGACCCtagaatgttatttgatGACGCTGACATTGAAACTGCCTTGGATAGTTGTGGCTTGCTAAAGTTTGTTAAGAATCTTCCAGGTGGCAAGGGTCTTGACACAGTCATTATACCTGACCATTACCATAAGGATATGTCAAGGCGCTACAAAAGAGCCTATTATGGACCTACTTTAAAGCCACATGATTCTTCTGTAGATAATGTCAACGTTGACTATGGATCGGTGctttcaaactcacaaCTCCGTACACTATCAGTAGCAAGACTAGTACTGTACAGAGAATTTTACAAGATACTCTTGGTTGATGAGCCTCCGGAGGATGAATCTGGAACATCCAATACTGCAGAGGTTCCCATTTATGAGCTCATAAAGACCCACTTCCAACAttgtacaacatttatcGCAGCACATGATGCAAGTATCTTGCGTCTATGTACGTCAGTTTGGGTCTTCCATAGCGGGTCTCTCATCAAGACCTGCAAGACTGAAGAAGTTGTCGACAGCGATTCTCTATCAAAGATCATAGAGGATTGCATTACCACACACGTTTAA
- a CDS encoding signal peptide-containing protein (encoded by transcript BEWA_029510A): MKILLFSLILQILMLVHAPPPNPKILLDLDISGYMSEKISVAPSIEFSGGTTYHVRKNSRHNYIIDTVRDGVEMLIGGDPRNTSRFVLVVLGDGGTKYVRIITNRISDIRGSYVKTVDEFVKNPGDALYAPVVREPLQIDIMTQKTTDIIREDVVLEPLDAYSDNADERPKVPKVLHTKLTIQPKMVNKYIIGVVRFGRHLITEETNNVMRRTILWEGGLDAPRIIVITSFSFGELWTETHEFDRIESEFKLKSSKKRGIHSE; the protein is encoded by the exons ATGAAGATCCTCTTGTTTTCACTAATCCTGCAAATTTTGATGCTAGTGCATGCTCCGCCTCCTAATCCCAAGATTCTACTCGACCTGGACATCTCTGGGTACATGTCAGAGAAAATCAGCGTCGCTCCATCCATCGAATTCTCCGGAGGTACGACTTATCACGTTAGAAAAAACTCCAGACACAACTACATCATTGACACTGTTCGAGACGGAG TTGAGATGTTGATCGGAGGCGATCCCAGGAATACAAGTAGATTTGTTCTCGTTGTGCTCGGAGATGGAGGCACAAAGTACGTGAGAATCATCACAAATCGCATTTCTGACATTCGTGGGAGCTATGTAAAGACTGTTGACGAGTTTGTCAAGAATCCAGGAGATGCTTTATACGCACCAGTAGTCAGAGAACCTCTACAGATTGACATCATGACCCAGAAAACTACAGATATCATCCGTGAGGATGTAGTTTTGGAACCTCTGGATGCTTACTCGGACAATGCCGATGAACGGCCAAAGGTTCCAAAAGTCCTCCATACAAAACTAACTATACAACCAAAGATGGTTAACAAGTATATAATCGGTGTGGTAAGGTTTGGAAGACATCTGATAACGGAAGAGACCAACAACGTCATGAGAAGAACCATACTATGGGAAGGAGGACTGGACGCTCCTCGCATAATCGTTATCACAAGCTTCTCCTTTGGAGAACTCTGGACTGAAACTCACGAGTTTGATCGCATTGAATCAGAGTTTAAACTAAAGAGTAGCAAGAAGAGGGGAATTCATAGTGAGTAG
- a CDS encoding hypothetical protein (encoded by transcript BEWA_029520A): MVQRILGVASSRQEVAKFLKRALEKASGQPGASPGGLGEGHSGSSRGLVDFLKPTSLFSPIISTVQLAFGASSLPEFEHLSLEEFGAAALKKESFDVVVVVSEDTSKFYGEEAASMLEKYHDLLSSDGLVVLVVPQGSLVETDEKAIKKEFMYAGFVGVELVKDAECILVTAKRPNWKVGGVESSKIEAAPIDSYVSKAPEYDSCATKPRACANCTCGRAEREKKDAVALAEDVDAPTSSCGNCYLGDAFRCESCPYKGLPAFKPGEKILL, from the exons ATGGTCCAGAGGATCCTGGGAGTCGCCTCTAGCAGGCAGGAGGTCGCCAAGTTCCTCAAAAGGGCGCTGGAAAAGGCCTCGGGTCAGCCTGGAGCCAGTCCCGGCGGTTTAGGGGAAGGTCACTCTGGAAGCTCACGGGGCCTTGTGGACTTTTTAAAGCCAACGAGCCTCTTTTCGCCCATCATATCGACCGTTCAGCTGGCGTTTGGGGCGTCAAGTCTGCCTGAATTCGAGCATTTGTCCCTGGAAGAGTTTGGAGCTGCAGCTCTAAAGAAAGAGAGTTTTGACGTCGTGGTCGTGGTATCTGAGGACACGTCAAAGTTTTACGGAGAAGAGGCTGCCAGTATGCTCGAAAAGTATCACGATTTACTCTCCAGCGATGGGCTAGTTGTCCTTGTCGTTCCGCAGGGCTCCCTG GTGGAAACCGACGAAAAGGCGATTAAAAAGGAGTTCATGTATGCGGGATTCGTAGGCGTGGAACTCGTAAAGGATGCCGAATGTATATTAGTAACCGCAAAGAGGCCAAACTGGAAGGTTGGCGGTGTTGAATCGAGCAAGATTGAAGCTGCTCCAATCGATAGCTACGTGTCCAAGGCGCCAGAATACGATTCGTGCGCTACGAAACCTAGAGCATGTGCAAACTGTACATGTGGGCGAGCGGAACGAGAAAAGAAGGACGCAGTAGCATTGGCTGAGGATGTGGATGCTCCCACATCCTCCTGCGGAAACTGCTATCTGGGAGATGCGTTCAGATGCGAATCGTGTCCGTACAAGGGTCTACCTGCGTTCAAACCTGGAGAAAAGATTCTTTTGTAG